In one window of Kitasatospora sp. MMS16-BH015 DNA:
- a CDS encoding ATP-binding protein — protein sequence MKRRMINSLLGVVLVVVAVFCVPLALIEKQSIVNGAKDRVDAAAVRVLGLVESRLAANEPVTGEKFAAQVTDGSFVTVDIPGQPLIAAGRPVTGPALTASESGASGETVTVVQSRNDVDHEIGNMLLLLGVVALLAVQAAVALAVWQAKRLARPLMDLAETAERLGSGDPRPRDRRYGVPELDRVAEVLDTSAERIARMLTAERRLAADASHQLRTPLTALSMRLEEITALAEEPETVKEEATIALQQVERLTDVVQRLLTNQRDQHSPTVVPFELDDVIKQQVEEWSPSLRDTGRRLRIEGLRGASVLGTPGTVAQVLATLIENSLMHGAGTITLRVRPLGNSVVAEVQDEGAGVPPELGNRVFERAVSGRNSTGIGLAVARDLVEADGGRLELLSLKPAVFALFLGRSREDEA from the coding sequence GTGAAGCGCCGGATGATCAACTCGCTGCTGGGCGTCGTCCTGGTGGTGGTGGCGGTGTTCTGCGTACCGCTCGCACTGATCGAGAAGCAGAGCATCGTCAACGGCGCCAAGGACCGGGTGGACGCCGCCGCGGTGCGGGTGCTCGGCCTGGTCGAGAGCCGGCTGGCGGCGAACGAGCCGGTGACCGGGGAGAAGTTCGCCGCGCAGGTCACCGACGGGTCCTTCGTCACCGTGGACATCCCCGGCCAGCCGCTGATCGCGGCCGGCCGACCGGTCACCGGCCCGGCGCTGACCGCCTCCGAGTCGGGGGCCAGCGGCGAGACGGTGACGGTCGTGCAGTCCCGCAACGACGTGGACCACGAGATCGGCAACATGCTGCTGCTGCTCGGCGTGGTCGCCCTGCTGGCCGTGCAGGCCGCCGTGGCGCTCGCCGTCTGGCAGGCCAAGCGGCTGGCCCGCCCGCTGATGGACCTCGCCGAGACGGCCGAACGGCTCGGCTCGGGCGACCCGCGCCCGCGCGACCGCCGCTACGGAGTGCCCGAGCTCGACCGGGTCGCCGAGGTGCTGGACACCAGCGCCGAGCGGATCGCCCGGATGCTCACCGCCGAACGGCGCCTGGCCGCCGACGCCTCGCACCAGCTGCGCACCCCGCTCACCGCGCTCTCCATGCGGCTGGAGGAGATCACCGCGCTGGCCGAGGAGCCGGAGACGGTCAAGGAGGAGGCGACCATCGCCCTCCAGCAGGTCGAGCGGCTCACCGACGTGGTGCAGCGGCTGCTCACCAACCAGCGCGACCAGCACAGCCCCACCGTGGTGCCGTTCGAGCTGGACGACGTGATCAAGCAGCAGGTGGAGGAGTGGAGCCCCTCGCTGCGCGACACCGGCCGCCGGCTGCGGATCGAGGGCCTGCGCGGGGCGAGCGTGCTCGGCACCCCCGGCACGGTGGCCCAGGTGCTGGCCACCCTGATCGAGAACTCGCTCATGCACGGCGCGGGCACCATCACGCTGCGGGTGCGCCCGCTGGGCAACTCGGTGGTCGCCGAGGTGCAGGACGAGGGCGCGGGCGTGCCGCCGGAGCTGGGCAACCGGGTCTTCGAGCGGGCCGTCAGCGGCCGCAACTCCACCGGCATCGGCCTGGCCGTGGCCCGCGACCTGGTCGAGGCGGACGGCGGCCGGCTGGAGCTGCTCTCGCTCAAGCCGGCGGTCTTCGCGCTCTTCCTCGGGCGCAGCCGCGAGGACGAGGCCTGA
- a CDS encoding LCP family protein, with product MNTWQEGRPSGGGSSYGQGQGQGYGQGGGSGAEPPLPPGLNPRGPGARPRPQARPQQPGQGRPEYGQPEYGQPEYGQQQPGYGRQGYGQPQYGQPQPGYGQPQEQGYGQPQQYGEGPGAPGQPGGPGRPGGPGGPGRPGAPARSRWPRKRIVKVTALGLVTALLVTGVSTWFWADSKLNHENVLASYPGKPAAGKGTNWLIVGSDSRDGLTDGQKDALHTGSDSGKRSDSMMVLHIGDNGNTLMSIPRDSWVPIPSHLNTDGSGKTVPQTTSKINAAFNNGGGKLLVQTVETNTGIHIDHYAEIGFAGFVGIVDSVGGVDMCIDKDISDKDSGLNLKAGCQTLNGAQSLAFVRERHQQADQDLGRMRNQQKFLSALAKQAASPGTVLNPFTFYPLVSSGLGTLIVDDDAGLTDLGSLFMAMKSVTGGSGKSITVPISNPDYRTPTGESAVKWDQTKSKQVFDAIKNDTPIPG from the coding sequence ATGAACACGTGGCAGGAGGGCCGCCCGAGCGGCGGCGGCAGCTCGTACGGTCAGGGCCAGGGCCAGGGGTACGGCCAGGGCGGCGGCAGCGGTGCCGAGCCGCCGCTGCCGCCCGGCCTCAACCCGCGCGGCCCCGGTGCCCGCCCCCGTCCGCAGGCCCGGCCCCAGCAGCCGGGCCAGGGCCGGCCCGAGTACGGGCAGCCCGAGTATGGCCAGCCGGAGTACGGCCAGCAGCAGCCCGGCTACGGCCGGCAGGGGTACGGCCAGCCCCAGTACGGCCAGCCCCAGCCCGGCTACGGCCAACCCCAGGAGCAGGGGTACGGCCAGCCCCAGCAGTACGGCGAGGGCCCCGGCGCCCCCGGGCAGCCGGGTGGTCCGGGACGGCCGGGCGGGCCCGGTGGTCCGGGACGGCCGGGGGCTCCGGCGCGCTCGCGCTGGCCGCGGAAGCGGATCGTCAAGGTCACCGCGCTCGGGCTGGTGACGGCGCTGCTGGTGACCGGGGTCAGCACCTGGTTCTGGGCCGACAGCAAGCTCAACCACGAGAACGTGCTGGCCTCGTACCCGGGCAAGCCGGCCGCCGGGAAGGGCACCAACTGGCTGATCGTCGGTTCGGACAGCCGGGACGGCCTGACCGACGGCCAGAAGGACGCGCTGCACACCGGCTCGGACTCGGGCAAGCGCTCCGACTCGATGATGGTGCTGCACATCGGCGACAACGGGAACACGCTGATGTCGATCCCGCGTGACTCCTGGGTGCCGATCCCCTCGCACCTGAACACCGACGGCAGCGGCAAGACCGTCCCGCAGACCACCTCGAAGATCAACGCGGCCTTCAACAACGGCGGCGGCAAGCTGCTGGTGCAGACCGTGGAGACCAACACCGGCATCCACATCGACCACTACGCGGAGATCGGCTTCGCGGGGTTCGTCGGCATCGTGGACTCGGTGGGCGGCGTGGACATGTGCATCGACAAGGACATCTCCGACAAGGACTCCGGCCTCAACCTCAAGGCCGGCTGCCAGACCCTGAACGGCGCCCAGTCGCTCGCCTTCGTCCGTGAGCGGCACCAGCAGGCCGACCAGGACCTCGGCCGGATGCGCAACCAGCAGAAGTTCCTCAGCGCGCTGGCCAAGCAGGCCGCCTCGCCGGGCACGGTGCTCAACCCGTTCACCTTCTACCCGCTGGTCAGCTCGGGCCTGGGCACCCTGATCGTGGACGACGACGCCGGCCTGACCGACCTCGGCTCGCTCTTCATGGCGATGAAGTCGGTGACCGGCGGCAGCGGCAAGTCCATCACCGTGCCGATCAGCAACCCGGACTACCGCACCCCGACCGGCGAGTCCGCCGTGAAGTGGGACCAGACCAAGTCGAAGCAGGTCTTCGACGCGATCAAGAACGACACCCCCATCCCGGGGTAG
- a CDS encoding CoA-binding protein → MSYGDEATVRRILKETGDTWAVVGLSTNTKRAAYGVARVLQKAGKRVVPVHPAAETVLGEQGYASLADIPFEVDVVDVFVNSSLAGEVADQAVAKGAKAVWFQLDVVDEAAYARTRAAGLDMVMDKCPAIELPLL, encoded by the coding sequence ATGAGCTACGGAGACGAAGCGACCGTCCGGCGCATCCTCAAGGAGACCGGCGACACCTGGGCCGTGGTCGGCCTGTCCACCAACACCAAGCGTGCCGCGTACGGCGTGGCCCGGGTGCTGCAGAAGGCGGGCAAGCGGGTGGTGCCCGTGCACCCCGCCGCCGAGACGGTGCTCGGCGAGCAGGGGTACGCGAGCCTCGCGGACATCCCGTTCGAGGTCGACGTGGTCGACGTCTTCGTCAATTCCTCGCTGGCCGGCGAGGTCGCCGACCAGGCGGTGGCGAAGGGCGCCAAGGCGGTCTGGTTCCAGCTGGACGTGGTGGACGAGGCCGCCTACGCGCGCACCCGCGCGGCCGGCCTCGACATGGTCATGGACAAGTGCCCGGCCATCGAGCTGCCCCTGCTCTGA
- a CDS encoding response regulator transcription factor, producing MTCVLLAEDDPAISEPLARALRREGYEVLVREDGPSALGAGLTEEVDLVVLDLGLPEMDGLEVCRRLRADGKSCPVLVLTARADEVDTVVGLDAGADDYVTKPFRLAELLARVRALLRRGNVDQLTTGAHGVKIDIESHRAWLGEEELTLSAKEFELLRVLVRDAGRVVTREEIMRQVWDTTWWTSTKTLDMHISWLRKKLGDDAANPRYIATVRGVGFRFEKN from the coding sequence ATGACCTGTGTGCTGCTGGCCGAGGACGACCCGGCGATCTCCGAACCACTGGCCCGCGCGCTGCGCCGCGAGGGGTACGAGGTGCTCGTCCGCGAGGACGGCCCGTCCGCGCTCGGCGCCGGCCTCACCGAGGAGGTCGACCTGGTCGTCCTCGACCTCGGCCTGCCCGAGATGGACGGCCTGGAGGTCTGCCGCCGCCTGCGCGCGGACGGCAAGAGCTGCCCCGTCCTGGTGCTGACCGCCCGCGCCGACGAGGTGGACACCGTGGTCGGCCTGGACGCCGGCGCCGACGACTACGTGACCAAGCCGTTCCGGCTGGCCGAGCTGCTGGCCCGCGTCCGGGCCCTGCTCCGGCGCGGCAACGTGGACCAGCTCACCACCGGCGCGCACGGCGTGAAGATCGACATCGAGTCGCACCGCGCCTGGCTCGGCGAGGAGGAGCTGACCCTCTCCGCCAAGGAGTTCGAGCTGCTGAGAGTGCTGGTCCGGGACGCCGGCCGGGTGGTCACCCGCGAGGAGATCATGCGGCAGGTCTGGGACACCACCTGGTGGACCTCGACCAAGACCCTCGACATGCACATCTCCTGGCTGCGCAAGAAGCTCGGCGACGACGCGGCCAACCCGCGCTACATCGCCACCGTCCGCGGGGTCGGCTTCCGCTTCGAGAAGAACTGA
- a CDS encoding UDP-glucose/GDP-mannose dehydrogenase family protein: MTLRITVIGTGYLGATHAACMAELGHEVLGLDIDPEKIATLAAGRVPMYEPGLAELLVRHAAGHEGSTGRLRFTTSYQEAAEFGDVHFICTNTPQKKGEFAADMSYVDTALDSLAPHLTRPTLVVGKSTVPVGSASRLAERLATLAPAGAAAELAWNPEFLREGYAVGDTLHPDRIVVGVREGRAEELLREVYATPIEEGVPFVVTDYPTSELVKAAANSFLATKISFINAMAEVCENAGADVVQLSQALAHDPRIGGKFLQAGLGFGGGCLPKDIRAFMARAGELGADQALTFLREVDSINMRRRSRMVELAREQCGGGFLGRRVAVFGAAFKPNSDDIRDSPALNVAAQIQLQGAQVTVYDPKAMDNARKMFPSLAYADSPFEAAEGAHVVLHLTEWQEFRELDPATLGTFVAERRVLDGRNVLDADRWRAAGWSYRAMGRPTVE, translated from the coding sequence GTGACTCTGCGCATCACCGTGATCGGCACCGGCTACCTCGGCGCGACGCACGCCGCCTGCATGGCGGAGCTCGGGCACGAGGTGCTCGGCCTCGACATCGACCCGGAGAAGATCGCCACCCTGGCGGCCGGCCGGGTGCCGATGTACGAGCCCGGGCTGGCCGAGCTGCTGGTGCGGCACGCCGCCGGGCACGAGGGCTCGACCGGGCGGCTGCGCTTCACCACCTCCTACCAGGAGGCCGCCGAGTTCGGCGACGTGCACTTCATCTGCACCAACACCCCGCAGAAGAAGGGTGAGTTCGCGGCCGACATGTCCTACGTGGACACCGCCCTGGACTCGCTCGCCCCGCACCTGACCCGGCCGACCCTGGTGGTCGGCAAGTCCACCGTGCCGGTGGGCAGCGCGAGCCGGCTGGCCGAGCGGCTGGCCACCCTGGCCCCGGCCGGGGCCGCCGCCGAGCTGGCCTGGAACCCGGAGTTCCTGCGCGAGGGCTACGCCGTCGGCGACACCCTGCACCCGGACCGGATCGTGGTCGGCGTGCGCGAGGGCCGGGCCGAGGAGCTGCTCCGCGAGGTGTACGCGACCCCGATCGAGGAGGGCGTGCCCTTCGTGGTCACCGACTACCCGACCTCCGAGCTGGTCAAGGCCGCCGCCAACTCCTTCCTCGCCACCAAGATCTCCTTCATCAACGCGATGGCCGAGGTCTGCGAGAACGCGGGCGCCGACGTGGTGCAGCTGAGCCAGGCGCTGGCCCACGACCCCCGGATCGGCGGCAAGTTCCTCCAGGCCGGCCTCGGCTTCGGCGGCGGCTGCCTGCCCAAGGACATCCGCGCCTTCATGGCCCGCGCGGGCGAGCTGGGCGCCGACCAGGCGCTCACCTTCCTGCGCGAGGTGGACTCGATCAACATGCGGCGCCGCTCCCGGATGGTGGAGCTGGCCCGCGAGCAGTGCGGCGGCGGCTTCCTGGGCCGCCGGGTGGCCGTGTTCGGCGCCGCCTTCAAGCCCAACTCGGACGACATCCGCGACTCCCCCGCGCTCAACGTCGCCGCCCAGATCCAGCTCCAGGGCGCCCAGGTCACCGTCTACGACCCCAAGGCGATGGACAACGCCCGCAAGATGTTCCCCTCGCTGGCCTACGCGGACTCGCCGTTCGAAGCCGCCGAGGGTGCGCACGTGGTGCTGCACCTGACCGAGTGGCAGGAGTTCCGCGAGCTCGACCCGGCCACTCTGGGCACCTTCGTCGCCGAGCGCCGGGTGCTGGACGGGCGCAACGTGCTGGACGCCGACCGCTGGCGCGCGGCCGGCTGGTCCTACCGCGCGATGGGCCGCCCGACGGTCGAGTAG
- a CDS encoding dipeptidase, which translates to MTLELLDQARALLRDTPVVDGHNDLPWAMRCQAGYDFSAIDLAGDQSGRLHTDLARLRAGGVGGQYWSVFVRSDYAGDKAVTATLEQIDFVRALTERYPDQLRLALSADDLETARAEGRIASLMGAEGGHSIDSSLAVLRALYRLGVRYMTLTHNDNLPWADSATDVRVLGGLNEFGEEVVREMNRLGMLVDLSHVSADTMRHAMRVTSAPVIFSHSSARGVCDHPRNIPDDVLAALPANGGVAMATFVPKFILPAAVEWTAAADENMRAHGFHHLDTTPEAMACHRAFEATRPRPRATVSTVADHLDHMRELAGIDHLGIGGDFDGTAFVPDGLDDVAGYPNLIAELLRRRWSTGDLAKLTWHNAVRVLRDAEAVASK; encoded by the coding sequence ATGACTCTTGAACTGCTCGACCAGGCCAGGGCCCTCCTCCGCGACACCCCGGTGGTGGACGGCCACAACGACCTCCCGTGGGCGATGCGCTGCCAGGCGGGCTACGACTTCTCCGCGATCGACCTCGCGGGCGACCAGAGCGGCCGGCTGCACACCGACCTGGCCCGGCTTCGGGCCGGCGGCGTCGGCGGACAGTACTGGTCGGTGTTCGTGCGCAGCGACTACGCCGGGGACAAGGCCGTCACCGCGACCCTGGAGCAGATCGACTTCGTCCGGGCGCTGACCGAGCGCTATCCGGACCAGCTGCGGCTGGCGCTGAGCGCCGACGACCTGGAGACGGCCCGCGCCGAGGGCCGGATCGCCTCGCTGATGGGCGCCGAGGGCGGCCACAGCATCGACTCCTCGCTGGCCGTGCTGCGGGCCCTGTACCGCCTGGGCGTGCGGTACATGACGCTCACCCACAACGACAACCTGCCCTGGGCCGACTCGGCCACCGACGTGCGGGTGCTCGGCGGGCTGAACGAGTTCGGCGAGGAGGTCGTCCGGGAGATGAACCGGCTCGGCATGCTGGTCGACCTCTCGCACGTCTCGGCCGACACCATGCGGCACGCGATGCGGGTCACCTCGGCGCCGGTGATCTTCTCGCACTCCTCGGCCCGCGGGGTCTGCGACCACCCGCGCAACATCCCGGACGACGTGCTGGCCGCCCTGCCGGCCAACGGCGGGGTCGCGATGGCCACCTTCGTGCCGAAGTTCATCCTGCCCGCCGCCGTCGAGTGGACGGCGGCGGCGGACGAGAACATGCGGGCGCACGGCTTCCACCACCTGGACACCACGCCGGAGGCGATGGCCTGCCACCGCGCCTTCGAGGCCACCCGCCCGCGCCCGCGGGCCACCGTCTCGACGGTGGCCGACCACCTCGACCACATGCGCGAGCTGGCCGGCATCGACCACCTCGGCATCGGCGGCGACTTCGACGGCACCGCCTTCGTCCCGGACGGCCTGGACGACGTGGCCGGCTACCCGAACCTGATCGCCGAGCTGCTGCGGCGGAGGTGGTCGACCGGCGACCTGGCGAAGCTCACCTGGCACAACGCGGTGCGCGTGCTGCGCGACGCCGAGGCCGTGGCCTCGAAGTGA
- a CDS encoding 5-(carboxyamino)imidazole ribonucleotide synthase, translating into MIGGGQLARMAHQAAIPLGVRFRLLADTPQDSAAQVVSDVVLGDYRDLDTLRRFAAGCDVITFDHEHVPTEHLRALQADGIAVRPGPDALVNAQDKGVMRAKLDSIGAPCPRHRLVTDPADVTAFAQEGDGYPVVLKTVRGGYDGKGVWVVDNEEEAAAPFLAGVGVLAEEKVDFLRELAAGVVRSPSGQAVAYPVVESVQENGVCAEVTAPAPDLDPALAAEAQALALRIAGELDITGHLAVELFQTKDGRILVNELAMRPHNSGHWTQDGAVTSQFENHVRAVLDLPLGDPRPRAKWTVMVNVLGGDYPDMYHAFLHCMARDPGLKIHMYGKDVKPGRKVGHVNVFGDDLEDVRERARHAAAYLRGTITE; encoded by the coding sequence ATGATCGGCGGCGGGCAGCTGGCCCGCATGGCACACCAGGCGGCGATCCCGCTGGGTGTCAGGTTCCGTCTCCTCGCGGACACGCCGCAGGATTCGGCGGCCCAGGTCGTCTCGGACGTGGTGCTCGGTGACTACCGGGACCTGGACACGCTGCGCCGCTTCGCGGCCGGCTGCGACGTGATCACCTTCGACCACGAGCACGTCCCCACCGAGCACCTGCGCGCCCTGCAGGCCGACGGCATCGCCGTCCGCCCGGGCCCGGACGCCCTGGTGAACGCCCAGGACAAGGGCGTCATGCGGGCCAAGCTGGACTCGATCGGCGCCCCCTGTCCGCGCCACCGCCTGGTCACCGACCCGGCCGACGTGACCGCCTTCGCTCAGGAAGGGGACGGCTACCCCGTCGTCCTCAAGACCGTCCGGGGCGGCTACGACGGCAAGGGCGTCTGGGTGGTCGACAACGAGGAGGAGGCCGCCGCGCCGTTCCTCGCGGGTGTCGGCGTGCTGGCCGAGGAGAAGGTCGACTTCCTGCGCGAGCTGGCCGCCGGCGTGGTCCGCTCGCCCAGCGGCCAGGCCGTGGCCTACCCGGTGGTGGAGAGCGTCCAGGAGAACGGCGTCTGCGCCGAGGTGACCGCCCCGGCCCCCGACCTCGACCCGGCGCTCGCCGCCGAAGCCCAGGCCCTGGCCCTGCGGATCGCCGGCGAGCTCGACATCACCGGCCACCTGGCCGTCGAGCTGTTCCAGACCAAGGACGGCCGCATCCTGGTCAACGAGCTCGCGATGCGCCCGCACAACTCCGGCCACTGGACGCAGGACGGCGCCGTCACCTCGCAGTTCGAGAACCACGTCCGGGCGGTCCTCGACCTCCCGCTGGGCGACCCGCGCCCGCGCGCCAAGTGGACCGTGATGGTCAACGTGCTCGGCGGCGACTACCCGGACATGTACCACGCCTTCCTGCACTGCATGGCCCGCGACCCCGGGCTGAAGATCCACATGTACGGGAAGGACGTGAAGCCCGGCCGCAAGGTCGGCCACGTCAACGTCTTCGGGGACGACCTCGAGGACGTCCGCGAGCGCGCCCGCCACGCGGCCGCCTACCTGCGAGGAACGATCACCGAATGA
- the purE gene encoding 5-(carboxyamino)imidazole ribonucleotide mutase: protein MTSPLIGIVMGSDSDWPVMEAAAQALDEFEIPYEVDVVSAHRMPREMVAYGEQAHARGLKAIIAGAGGAAHLPGMLASVTPLPVIGVPVPLRYLDGMDSLMSIVQMPAGVPVATVSIAGARNAGLLAVRMLAAFDAELAEKMVDFQAELNSQATEKGKKLRAKAAGR from the coding sequence ATGACTTCTCCGCTCATTGGCATCGTGATGGGCTCGGACTCCGACTGGCCCGTCATGGAGGCCGCGGCCCAGGCGCTGGACGAGTTCGAGATCCCGTACGAGGTCGACGTGGTCTCCGCGCACCGGATGCCGCGCGAGATGGTCGCCTACGGCGAGCAGGCGCACGCGCGCGGGCTCAAGGCGATCATCGCCGGTGCGGGCGGCGCCGCCCACCTGCCGGGCATGCTCGCCTCCGTGACGCCGCTGCCGGTGATCGGCGTGCCGGTGCCGCTGCGCTACCTGGACGGCATGGACAGCCTGATGTCGATCGTCCAGATGCCCGCCGGCGTGCCGGTGGCCACCGTCTCGATCGCGGGCGCGCGCAACGCCGGCCTGCTGGCCGTCCGGATGCTGGCCGCCTTCGACGCCGAACTGGCCGAGAAGATGGTCGACTTCCAGGCCGAGCTGAACAGCCAGGCCACCGAGAAGGGCAAGAAGCTGCGGGCCAAGGCCGCCGGCCGCTGA
- a CDS encoding GtrA family protein — protein MTTSASPTPSLFQRLRGLSGEVIKFGIVGLVGVVVNAGVFWVCLQGTGAIKSLSGFIATAVAIGTNYLGYRYWLYRDRDAASRKREITLFLIFSGIGMLIENGILAFSVHVLDYTSSGAQLVAKNVVGLAAGTIFRFFSYRTWVFKALPELAETDEVALANEPALAKL, from the coding sequence ATGACCACGAGCGCCAGCCCCACCCCCTCGCTGTTCCAGCGGCTCCGGGGCCTCTCGGGCGAAGTGATCAAGTTCGGCATCGTCGGCCTGGTCGGCGTGGTCGTCAACGCCGGTGTGTTCTGGGTCTGCCTCCAGGGCACCGGCGCGATCAAGTCGCTCTCCGGCTTCATCGCCACCGCCGTCGCGATCGGCACCAACTACCTGGGCTACCGCTACTGGCTCTACCGCGACCGCGACGCGGCCTCCCGCAAGCGGGAGATCACCCTGTTCCTGATCTTCAGCGGCATAGGCATGCTGATCGAGAACGGCATCCTGGCCTTCTCGGTGCACGTGCTCGACTACACCTCCTCCGGCGCCCAGCTGGTCGCCAAGAACGTGGTCGGCCTCGCGGCGGGCACGATCTTCCGCTTCTTCTCCTACCGCACCTGGGTCTTCAAGGCGCTCCCCGAGCTGGCCGAGACCGACGAGGTGGCCCTGGCCAACGAGCCGGCCCTCGCCAAGCTCTAG
- a CDS encoding acyl-CoA dehydrogenase family protein, which translates to MAGTSDFDLFRLSEEHDMLREAVRSLAEAKIAPYAAEVDEQGRFPQEALDALQANDLHAVHVPEEYGGAGADALATVIVIEEVARVCASSSLIPAVNKLGSLPVQLSGSEELKQKYLGALARGEGMFSYCLSEPDAGSDAAGMKTRAVRDGDFWVLNGVKRWITNAGVSEFYTVMAVTDPEKRSKGISAFVVEKGDEGVSFGAPEKKLGIKGSPTREVYLDNVRIPADRMIGEEGTGFATAMKTLDHTRVTIAAQAIGIAQGALDYAAGYVKERKQFGKPIGEFQGIQFMLADMAMKLEAARQLTYAAAAKSQRTDSDLTFFGAAAKCFASDAAMEITTDAVQLLGGYGYTRDYPLERMMRDAKITQIYEGTNQVQRIVMARNLP; encoded by the coding sequence ATGGCGGGCACCTCGGACTTCGATCTCTTCCGGCTCTCGGAGGAGCACGACATGCTGCGCGAGGCGGTGCGCTCCCTCGCCGAGGCGAAGATCGCCCCCTACGCGGCCGAGGTCGACGAGCAGGGCCGGTTCCCGCAGGAGGCGCTGGACGCGCTCCAGGCGAACGACCTGCACGCCGTGCACGTGCCGGAGGAGTACGGCGGCGCCGGCGCCGACGCGCTGGCGACCGTGATCGTGATCGAGGAGGTGGCCCGCGTGTGCGCCTCCTCCTCCCTCATCCCGGCCGTGAACAAGCTGGGTTCGCTGCCGGTGCAGCTCTCCGGCTCCGAGGAGCTGAAGCAGAAGTACCTGGGCGCGCTGGCCCGTGGCGAGGGCATGTTCTCGTACTGCCTCTCCGAGCCGGACGCCGGCTCGGACGCGGCCGGCATGAAGACCCGCGCGGTGCGCGACGGCGACTTCTGGGTGCTGAACGGCGTCAAGCGCTGGATCACCAACGCGGGCGTCTCCGAGTTCTACACCGTGATGGCCGTGACCGACCCCGAGAAGCGCTCCAAGGGCATCTCGGCCTTCGTGGTCGAGAAGGGCGACGAGGGCGTCTCCTTCGGCGCCCCGGAGAAGAAGCTCGGCATCAAGGGCTCGCCGACCCGCGAGGTCTACCTGGACAACGTCCGGATCCCGGCCGACCGCATGATCGGCGAGGAGGGCACCGGCTTCGCCACCGCGATGAAGACCCTGGACCACACCCGCGTCACCATCGCGGCCCAGGCCATCGGCATCGCCCAGGGCGCCCTCGACTACGCCGCCGGCTACGTCAAGGAGCGCAAGCAGTTCGGCAAGCCGATCGGCGAGTTCCAGGGCATCCAGTTCATGCTCGCCGACATGGCGATGAAGCTGGAGGCCGCCCGCCAGCTGACCTACGCGGCGGCCGCCAAGTCGCAGCGCACGGACTCCGACCTGACCTTCTTCGGTGCCGCGGCCAAGTGCTTCGCCTCCGACGCGGCCATGGAGATCACCACGGACGCCGTCCAGCTGCTCGGCGGCTACGGCTACACCCGTGACTACCCGCTGGAGCGCATGATGCGCGACGCGAAGATCACCCAGATCTACGAGGGCACCAACCAGGTGCAGCGCATCGTCATGGCCCGCAACCTGCCGTAA